A single genomic interval of Carassius auratus strain Wakin chromosome 30, ASM336829v1, whole genome shotgun sequence harbors:
- the LOC113049053 gene encoding uncharacterized protein LOC113049053 translates to MATRKYCRRSIQERKRILDKYDQLPPMSQSAAARLLNISSQLLFIWLRRRNIKNAKANLPMTVFPTRKTPRVKLEDALWRWIDTSRENGITVDDSTIRKKATLMATEMGLCNFRATTEWLTIFKTRETVIRKMFQVDRKTGDAPKEPKSGNKPKTNLTAKKTHRIEAAMWRWIDHSRESGISVDESTIRSKAARLARTVGFRNFRANSQWFTRFKTREGIVRAMFQIDRNNQSSDNKTEAQLVPRIDFTSTKTRQLEAGPRRWIDHSRESGTVTDQMIRSEATRLARSMGYRNFRANSDWLNRSKTRGKVVGEPFEFKQCSENPQSDQTEDRSASDQDSQQSDESTTDQSSDESDALTDLDIPKLEPTAVTAELNGDLHTVTVPSLWQMKEAMKTLATGLLYRGFCDFKLLHQFEKEVSTVLRRSVALATHSGSQA, encoded by the coding sequence ATGGCCACGAGGAAATATTGCCGCAGATCAATCCAGGAAAGAAAGCGTATCCTCGATAAATATGACCAGCTTCCTCCAATGTCCCAAAGCGCTGCAGCGCGTCTGCTGAACATCTCAAGCCAGCTGCTTTTCATCTGGCTCCGAAGAAGGAATATTAAAAATGCCAAGGCTAACCTTCCCATGACTGTCTTTCCAACTCGCAAGACGCCTCGAGTAAAGTTAGAAGATGCACTCTGGAGGTGGATCGACACTTCTCGTGAGAACGGAATTACAGTTGATGACTCAACGATTCGTAAAAAAGCCACTCTGATGGCTACAGAAATGGGCCTCTGTAATTTCAGGGCAACAACAGAGTGGTTGACAATCTTCAAAACACGGGAGACCGTAATACGAAAGATGTTCCAGGTCGACCGAAAAACGGGAGATGCACCAAAAGAGCCCAAATCCGGTAACAAACCTAAAACCAATCTTACAGCCAAAAAGACTCATCGAATCGAAGCTGCAATGTGGCGGTGGATCGATCATTCTCGCGAGAGCGGCATCAGCGTAGATGAATCGACGATTCGTTCAAAAGCGGCTCGGTTGGCCAGGACTGTGGGTTTCCGTAACTTCAGAGCGAACTCACAATGGTTCACCCGCTTTAAAACTCGAGAGGGAATCGTACGAGCGATGTTCCAGATCGACCGAAATAACCAATCTTCGGATAATAAGACGGAGGCACAATTGGTACCAAGGATAGATTTCACATCTACAAAGACGCGACAACTTGAAGCGGGGCCTCGGAGATGGATCGATCATTCTCGAGAGAGCGGTACTGTTACAGaccaaatgattcgttcagaagcGACTCGGTTGGCTCGGTCGATGGGGTACCGTAACTTTCGAGCAAACTCAGACTGGCTCAACCGATCTAAAACCCGTGGGAAAGTTGTAGGAGAGCCGTTCGAGTTCAAACAGTGTTCAGAAAATCCCCAAAGCGACCAAACTGAGGACAGAAGTGCGTCTGATCAAGATAGCCAACAATCTGATGAGAGCACAACGGACCAATCGAGCGATGAAAGCGACGCACTAACGGATCTGGACATCCCCAAACTCGAACCGACAGCTGTCACGGCAGAGCTCAACGGGGATTTACACACGGTCACCGTACCTTCACTGTGGCAAATGAAGGAGGCTATGAAAACACTGGCCACCGGGTTACTGTACAGAGGATTCTGCGACTTTAAACTTCTtcatcagtttgaaaaagagGTTAGCACTGTTTTGAGAAGATCTGTGGCCCTAGCAACGCACAGCGGATCTCAAGCATAA
- the ccnh gene encoding cyclin-H — MYHNSSQKKFWIYDKEESLDKLRLEANRKFCSKGMSSGKPGINTSMFLNEQEEKVLFRHYEKRLLDFCAIFKPVMPKSVVGTACMYFRRFYLNNSLMEYHPRTIMLTCAYLSCKVDEFNVSSTQFVGNLQESPAGQERALEQILEYELLLIQQLNFHLVVHNPYRPLEGFLIDLKTRYPLLENPEMLRKSAEDFLNRAAMTDAGLLFSPSQIALTAILNGAARAGLKMEAYLTECMGLKEDKETLSKMYESMRRMTSLVKAYELPKAEEVNACKQKLERIHAEFATNLKRKHGYEDDDHVVKRQMVAEEEWTDEDLDAL; from the exons ATGTATCACAACAGCTCTCAGAAAAAATTCTGGATTTACGATAAAGAGGAATCCTTAGATAAATTAAGATTAGAGGCTAATCGGAAGTTCTGCTCAAAAGGCATGTCCAGTGGGAAG CCTGGAATAAATACATCCATGTTTCTCAATGAACAAGAAGAGAAAGTGCTCTTCAGACACTATGAGAAGAGATTGCTAGACTTCTGTGCCATATTCAAGCCTGTGATGCCTAAATCTGTTGTG ggCACAGCTTGTATGTATTTTCGAAGATTCTATTTGAACAACTCTTTGATGGAGTATCACCCTCGGACGATAAT gttgaCTTGTGCGTATCTCTCCTGTAAAGTGGATGAGTTTAATGTGTCCAGCACTCAGTTTGTGGGGAACCTTCAGGAGAGCCCAGCAGGACAGGAGAGGGCTCTAGAACAGATTCTGGAGTATGAGCTGCTTCTTATCCAGCAGCTAAATTTTCATCTGGTTGTTCACAATCCTTACCGGCCCTTGGAGGGCTTCCTAATTGACTTAAAG ACCAGATACCCATTATTAGAGAACCCAGAGATGCTGAGAAAGAGTGCAGAAGACTTTCTGAACAGAGCAGCAATGACGGATGCTGGACTCCTCTTTTCTCCGTCTCAGATCGCCCTTACCGCCATCCTTAACGGTGCTGCACGTGCTGGCCTCAAGATGGAGGC ATATTTGACTGAATGCATGGGGCTTAAGGAGGATAAAGAGACCCTCTCAAAGATGTATGAGTCAATGAGAC GAATGACAAGTCTTGTTAAAGCATACGAGCTTCCCAAAGCTGAGGAGGTCAATGCCTGCAAACAGAAACTGGAAAGGATACATGCTGAATTTGCTACAAACTT GAAAAGAAAACATGGATATGAAGATGATGATCACGTGGTGAAAAGGCAGATGGTGGCTGAGGAA GAGTGGACTGATGAGGATTTGGATGCATTGTGA